One stretch of Roseovarius mucosus DNA includes these proteins:
- a CDS encoding MATE family efflux transporter, which yields MALTDTGGSFTQGNLFRHISVMSFTSSIGLMAIFAVDLIDILFIAMLGREELAAAAGYASTIMFFASAINIGLSIAAGALVAQAEGRKDRAAAREAASATAVFAVAVGLLVPLLALPFVNEILGLVGADGAMRDMAATYLWIILPSTFVSGLSMVAVAVLRAYGDARGAMYPALLGAGVNLVLDPILIFSLNMGLEGAAVATVFARIATMALALGYAISRYQAFAKPHFACVARDCGGAIKIAAPAMLATVATPVGAAIVTREMAKYGADAVAGMAVINRLVPVVFSVVLALSGAIGPIFGQNFGAGRLDRVQETFFDGLKFLALYVLTMSALLFVLRGPIADLFDATGQMRSLLYLYLGPLALASFFNGAIFIANASFNNLGHPGYSTWINWARNTLGIWPFAVAFGMIWGAPGVLLGQALGGVVFAGVATWLSLRVIEAPCKDPLLGHFSCPDQRMQVVMNRCSRS from the coding sequence ATGGCCCTCACCGACACCGGCGGCAGCTTTACCCAAGGCAATCTTTTTCGGCATATCTCGGTGATGTCCTTCACCTCAAGCATCGGCTTGATGGCTATCTTTGCCGTTGATCTTATTGATATTTTGTTCATTGCCATGCTCGGCCGCGAGGAATTGGCGGCCGCCGCAGGCTATGCCAGCACGATCATGTTCTTTGCAAGCGCCATCAACATCGGCCTCTCCATCGCCGCAGGGGCGCTTGTTGCACAGGCTGAAGGACGCAAAGACCGCGCCGCCGCGCGCGAAGCAGCCAGCGCAACGGCGGTATTTGCTGTGGCGGTGGGTCTGCTTGTGCCCCTTTTGGCCTTGCCTTTTGTCAATGAAATCCTCGGATTGGTGGGCGCAGACGGCGCGATGCGCGACATGGCGGCGACCTATCTGTGGATCATTCTGCCCTCTACCTTTGTTTCGGGCCTCTCGATGGTTGCCGTGGCAGTGTTGCGTGCCTATGGCGATGCGCGTGGGGCGATGTATCCCGCGCTCTTGGGCGCTGGTGTTAACCTTGTGCTTGATCCCATCCTGATCTTCAGCCTCAACATGGGCCTCGAAGGAGCGGCAGTGGCAACGGTTTTTGCGCGTATCGCGACCATGGCATTGGCCTTGGGCTATGCCATCTCGCGCTATCAGGCCTTTGCCAAACCACATTTCGCCTGCGTGGCGCGCGATTGCGGCGGCGCGATCAAGATTGCCGCGCCCGCGATGCTGGCAACCGTCGCAACCCCCGTCGGTGCCGCGATCGTGACGCGGGAAATGGCCAAATATGGCGCAGATGCTGTGGCCGGTATGGCGGTGATCAATCGGCTGGTGCCCGTTGTTTTTTCGGTGGTTCTGGCGCTCTCTGGGGCCATCGGGCCGATTTTTGGCCAGAATTTTGGGGCAGGGCGGCTGGACCGGGTGCAAGAGACCTTCTTTGACGGGCTCAAGTTTCTGGCTCTCTACGTGCTCACGATGTCGGCGCTGCTCTTTGTGCTTCGCGGGCCGATTGCTGATCTTTTTGACGCCACCGGACAGATGCGCAGCTTGCTCTACCTCTACCTAGGCCCGCTGGCGCTTGCGTCCTTTTTCAACGGGGCGATCTTCATTGCCAATGCCTCGTTCAACAACCTTGGCCATCCGGGCTATTCGACATGGATCAACTGGGCGCGCAACACGCTGGGGATTTGGCCCTTTGCGGTGGCCTTCGGGATGATCTGGGGCGCGCCGGGGGTTCTTTTGGGTCAGGCGCTTGGCGGGGTGGTCTTTGCCGGTGTCGCCACATGGCTCAGCCTGCGCGTGATCGAAGCACCGTGTAAGGATCCTTTGTTGGGGCATTTCTCATGCCCCGACCAACGCATGCAGGTGGTGATGAACCGGTGCAGCCGGTCCTGA